A region of Nostoc sp. 'Peltigera membranacea cyanobiont' N6 DNA encodes the following proteins:
- the kdpC gene encoding K(+)-transporting ATPase subunit C encodes MAIIRETIRAIFITLMLWLLTAIIYPLIILVVGQVFLPYQANGSIMLNLNNEVIGSALIGQVFTSERYFHSRPSTVRYSQGKKAKPTGISGASNLAASNPELLKRILEEANQLRDENLQPIADMIYTSGSGLDPHISFKAARQQLTRVAGARGVKEEEILRLINKYTDGRFLWIFGEPGVNVLRLNYALDLQDINRQQN; translated from the coding sequence ATGGCTATTATTCGAGAAACTATCAGAGCAATTTTTATAACTCTAATGCTTTGGTTGTTAACTGCAATCATCTATCCTCTGATAATCCTTGTAGTAGGTCAAGTTTTTTTACCCTATCAAGCTAATGGCAGCATTATGCTGAATCTAAATAATGAAGTAATTGGTTCGGCTTTGATTGGGCAGGTGTTCACATCTGAGCGATATTTCCATTCTCGTCCCAGTACTGTTAGATATAGCCAAGGGAAAAAAGCCAAGCCAACTGGCATATCTGGAGCTAGCAATCTCGCTGCTAGTAATCCAGAGCTATTAAAGCGGATTCTAGAAGAGGCAAATCAATTGCGAGACGAAAATCTTCAGCCGATCGCTGATATGATTTATACTTCTGGTTCTGGTTTAGATCCGCATATTTCCTTCAAAGCAGCACGGCAGCAATTGACGCGGGTTGCTGGTGCGCGGGGAGTCAAAGAAGAAGAGATCCTACGTTTAATTAACAAGTATACTGATGGCAGATTTTTATGGATTTTTGGCGAACCAGGAGTCAATGTTCTCCGACTGAATTATGCTCTTGACTTACAGGATATTAATCGTCAGCAAAATTAA